The proteins below are encoded in one region of Aequorivita iocasae:
- a CDS encoding gliding motility-associated C-terminal domain-containing protein, whose protein sequence is MNKKLPLYLQSCFHFFTHNFKRKQFLLFCFLTVSFASFSQGPGCPNVYAGEDVELDCGQSCTDLTASFLDTGETTSYEVSSIPYDPPFPFTGGTPVSVNIDDRWSEAIQLPFDFCFFGETYTEMIIGSNAVVSFDLINNIPGGTCDWSFDESIPDPNLFFTTIFGPYMDVDPSVGGSGQINWTVFGESPCRTMVVNFPDIPYYRSDCNFLTLTSQVVIYETTNVVEVYVQDRPNGCTWNDGNAVLGIQNQDGSLGYTPPGRNTGNWSASNEAWRFTPNGMSNVVFSWLDGAGTVIGTDPTVTVCPTDTSTTYTAQAIYTNCNGDEVTETDEVTVTRIGSFSVDVGDDMDLCDAQSYDITAEIIGGDPADATFLWSTGETTQTITVTTSGTYSVEVTIGTCTVTASVTINFYETPLIELGNDIATCFFDPVILDATPSNYNPADVTYEWSLDGTILPGETNPTITANSYGVYSVLVNIASCSATDQITILPQDLQVSLGNDFSSCFENPVVLEAEALDFDPALATFEWSLNGTIIPDETTAFLTVTTAGTYTVVATVGECSATDTVIITLGDVEIELGDDFQTCFDQPVILDASPSNYDPQEANYEWSLNGTVLAGEVNPMLTISEIGTYSVLVTVGNCTAIDTITVSFRDDLEVSLGEDFQVCANEPRTLTATTAEEGASYQWFLNGNLIGDETNSTLDIMIAPETLGAQTYTVVISVGGCSGTDSVDINLYEVGNCVISQGLSPNGDGFNDTLDLTFLNDRAGINKLQIFNRLGSLVFEQNNYTNQWRGQTNDGNDLPTGTYFYVIDLAGNDAVYGSQATGWIYLNQEAN, encoded by the coding sequence ATGAATAAAAAATTACCTCTCTATTTACAAAGTTGCTTTCATTTTTTTACCCACAACTTTAAAAGAAAACAATTCCTTCTTTTCTGCTTTTTAACCGTCTCTTTTGCTTCATTTTCTCAGGGGCCAGGATGCCCAAATGTTTATGCTGGAGAAGACGTGGAACTGGACTGTGGACAGTCCTGTACAGATCTTACTGCAAGTTTTTTAGATACTGGAGAAACCACCAGTTATGAAGTTTCTTCCATTCCCTATGACCCGCCATTTCCGTTTACTGGAGGAACTCCAGTATCGGTAAACATCGATGACCGTTGGTCTGAGGCCATTCAGTTGCCATTTGATTTCTGTTTTTTTGGCGAAACTTATACTGAAATGATAATAGGCTCGAACGCGGTAGTTTCTTTTGACCTAATAAACAATATTCCGGGAGGAACTTGTGATTGGTCTTTTGATGAGTCTATACCCGATCCAAACTTATTTTTCACAACCATTTTTGGCCCCTATATGGACGTAGATCCTTCTGTAGGTGGTTCAGGCCAGATCAATTGGACTGTTTTTGGTGAATCTCCTTGCCGTACCATGGTTGTTAACTTCCCAGATATCCCTTATTATAGAAGTGACTGTAATTTTCTAACCCTGACCTCACAGGTAGTTATTTATGAAACTACCAATGTAGTTGAAGTTTACGTTCAAGATAGACCAAATGGATGTACCTGGAATGATGGGAATGCAGTATTAGGGATACAGAATCAGGACGGGAGTCTAGGCTACACCCCCCCAGGAAGAAACACTGGAAACTGGAGTGCCTCAAATGAGGCATGGCGTTTTACTCCCAATGGGATGTCTAATGTAGTTTTCTCTTGGCTTGATGGTGCTGGTACTGTAATAGGTACTGATCCTACTGTTACTGTCTGCCCTACAGATACTTCAACTACCTATACTGCACAAGCTATTTATACCAATTGTAACGGCGATGAGGTGACGGAAACTGACGAGGTAACGGTTACAAGAATAGGGTCATTTTCTGTAGATGTTGGTGATGATATGGACCTTTGCGATGCCCAGAGCTATGATATTACTGCAGAGATTATCGGTGGCGACCCTGCCGATGCGACTTTCTTATGGAGCACTGGCGAAACCACCCAGACCATTACCGTAACTACTTCCGGTACTTATTCCGTAGAAGTTACTATTGGTACTTGTACTGTAACGGCTTCAGTAACTATAAATTTTTATGAAACCCCTCTAATTGAATTAGGTAACGATATTGCCACTTGTTTCTTTGATCCCGTTATTCTCGATGCAACACCGTCAAACTACAACCCAGCCGATGTTACTTACGAATGGAGTTTAGATGGCACTATTCTTCCTGGCGAAACCAATCCTACCATTACTGCTAACAGCTACGGTGTTTATAGTGTACTAGTAAATATTGCTAGCTGCTCCGCCACAGATCAAATTACTATTCTTCCGCAAGACCTTCAGGTTTCCTTGGGCAACGATTTTAGCAGTTGTTTTGAAAATCCTGTAGTTTTAGAGGCTGAAGCATTAGATTTTGATCCTGCCTTAGCAACTTTTGAATGGAGTTTAAATGGAACTATAATTCCTGATGAAACAACAGCTTTCTTAACAGTGACAACCGCTGGCACCTATACCGTTGTAGCTACTGTGGGGGAATGTTCTGCTACCGACACTGTTATTATCACATTGGGTGATGTAGAAATTGAATTGGGCGATGATTTCCAGACCTGTTTTGATCAGCCTGTCATTTTAGATGCATCTCCATCTAATTACGACCCCCAAGAAGCAAATTATGAGTGGAGCTTAAATGGCACAGTACTAGCTGGAGAAGTTAATCCTATGCTCACAATAAGCGAGATAGGCACTTATTCAGTACTGGTTACTGTAGGCAATTGTACAGCTATTGACACTATAACAGTTTCTTTTAGAGATGATCTGGAAGTATCTCTTGGAGAAGATTTCCAAGTATGCGCTAATGAGCCCCGTACGCTAACAGCTACTACGGCAGAAGAGGGAGCCTCCTACCAATGGTTCTTAAATGGCAATTTAATAGGGGATGAAACCAATAGTACCCTTGATATTATGATTGCTCCAGAAACACTAGGCGCACAAACCTATACAGTAGTTATTAGTGTGGGCGGATGCTCTGGAACCGATTCCGTAGACATAAATCTATACGAAGTTGGAAACTGCGTAATATCACAAGGACTTTCACCAAATGGTGATGGTTTTAATGATACATTAGATCTTACATTTTTGAATGATAGAGCCGGTATAAACAAACTCCAAATCTTTAATAGATTAGGAAGCCTGGTTTTTGAGCAGAACAATTACACAAACCAATGGAGAGGCCAAACCAATGATGGCAACGACCTACCCACAGGAACCTATTTCTATGTAATTGACCTTGCTGGTAATGATGCTGTCTATGGCTCCCAAGCTACAGGCTGGATTTATCTTAATCAAGAAGCTAACTAA